Proteins encoded within one genomic window of Camelina sativa cultivar DH55 chromosome 19, Cs, whole genome shotgun sequence:
- the LOC104767212 gene encoding vicilin-like seed storage protein At2g18540, which yields MQQTMSRSTLLPLSVFVYLITFLCTQSFPDQNGLVSSSFSSPLLVKRDQRTPIVTTEFGEISAVQIGDGYHLQFITLEPNALLLPLLLHSDMVLFVHTGSGTLNWVEEESERTLELRRGDVYRLRSGSVFYVHSDFERDEVQEKLTVYAIFDVGKCLNDLCLGAYSSIRDLVLGFDDSTLRSAFAVHGDVLRKIRGAAKPPLIINALPKNRTQGSEEDKWKSRLVRLFVGVEDVADHLAMKPIVDANKKKRRTFNVFESDPDFENNNGRSIVVDDKDLDALKGSRFGVFMVNLTEGSMMAPHWNPSACEISIVLQGEGMIRVVNQQSLSSCKNNSNSERFMVEEGDVFVVPKFHPMAQMSFENSSFVFMGFSTSVKTNHPQFLVGQSSVLKVLDREILAVSFNLNNETIKGLLEAQKESVILDCVSCAEGELAKLTREIEERERREEEEIERKRKEAEERKREEEEKRRREEEEAERRRKEEEARRREEERKREEEKRRREEEEAERRRKEEEEARRREEERKREEEEAKRREEERKKREEEAEEARQREEEREREEEKAKRQEEERRRREEEEKEARKREEEREKEEEMAKKREEERQQREREEVERKKREEEARKREEEMAKRREEQERKRREEEEMAKRREQERQRKEKEEVERKRREEEAMRREEERKKEEEAARRAEEERRKREEEMGKRREQERQRKEKEEVERKRREEEAMRREEERKKEEEAARRAEEERRKREEEEAKRRWPPQPQPPFSTVGNMAGVS from the exons ATGCAACAAACAATGTCGAGATCTACGTTACTTCCACTCTCTGTTTTTGTCTATCTCATCACCTTCCTCTGCACACAGTCTTTTCCCGACCAAAATGGCCTCGTCTCGTCGTCGTTTTCTTCCCCACTTCTGGTCAAGAGAGACCAACGCACGCCAATCGTTACGACTGAGTTCGGAGAGATATCAGCCGTTCAGATCGGTGATGGATACCATCTTCAGTTCATAACATTGGAGCCAAACGCACtcttgcttcctcttcttctccattccGACATGGTTTTATTCGTTCACACTG ggAGTGGGACTTTAAATTGGGTGGAGGAGGAGAGCGAGAGGACGTTAGAACTAAGACGAGGAGATGTATACAGGCTACGTTCTGGTTCAGTATTTTACGTACACAGCGACTTCGAGAGAGACGAAGTTCAGGAGAAACTTACAGTTTACGCAATATTTGACGTGGGGAAGTGTTTAAACGATCTATGCCTTGGAGCCTACTCGAGTATTAGAGACCTTGTATTGGGTTTCGACGATAGTACTCTCCGGTCAGCTTTTGCG GTTCATGGGGATGTTTTGAGGAAGATAAGAGGCGCTGCGAAACCTCCATTGATCATAAATGCTCTGCcgaaaaacagaacacaaggCTCGGAGGAGGATAAGTGGAAATCACGGCTTGTTAGGCTCTTTGTCGGAGTTGAAGACGTGGCTGATCATTTGGCGATGAAACCAATCGTTGATgctaataagaagaaaagaagaacgtTCAATGTTTTTGAGTCTGACCCAGACTTTGAGAACAACAACGGTCGGAGCATAGTGGTAGATGACAAGGATTTGGATGCTTTAAAGGGTTCACGATTTGGGGTTTTCATGGTCAATCTAACTGAG GGATCAATGATGGCACCTCACTGGAACCCTAGTGCTTGTGAGATATCGATTGTATTACAAGGGGAAGGCATGATTCGGGTGGTTAACCAACAGTCGTTGTCTTCTTGCAAGAACAATAGCAATAGCGAGAGATTCATGGTTGAGGAAGGAGATGTTTTTGTTGTGCCGAAGTTTCATCCTATGGCTCAGATGTCTTTTGAAAACAGTTCATTCGTATTCATGGGGTTTAGCACTTCAGTAAAGACGAACCACCCTCAGTTCTTAGTAGGGCAAAGCTCGGTTCTGAAAGTGCTGGACAGGGAAATACTTGCTGTGTCTTTCAACTTGAATAATGAGACAATTAAGGGattgttggaagctcaaaaAGAAAGTGTGATATTGGATTGTGTGTCTTGTGCGGAGGGAGAGCTTGCAAAGCTTACCAGGGAGATTGAAGAGAGGGAGAGacgtgaagaggaagaaattgagcgaaaaaggaaagaagcagaggaaaggaaaagagaagaggaagaaaagaggaggcgtgaagaggaagaagctgagcgtagaaggaaagaagaggaagcaaggagaagagaagaagaaaggaagagggaggaagagaagaggagacgtgaagaggaagaagctgagcgtagaaggaaagaagaagaggaagcaaggagaagagaagaagaaagaaagagagaggaggaagaagctaaAAGACGAGAGGAGGAGCGAAAGAAACGTGAGGAGGAAGCAGAAGAGGCaagacagagagaagaagaaagggagagagaagaagagaaagctaagaggcaagaggaagagaggagaagacgtgaggaagaagaaaaagaggcgaggaagagagaagaagaaagggaaaaagaagaggagatgGCAAAGAAACGAGAGGAAGAGAGGcagcagagagaaagagaggaagtgGAAAGGAAAAAACGTGAAGAAGAAGCgaggaaaagagaagaggagatgGCGAAGAGACGAGAGGAGCAAGAAAGGAAGCGacgcgaagaagaagagatggcgAAAAGACGAGAGCAAGAGAGgcagaggaaagagaaagaggaggtgGAGAGGAAGAGACGTGAAGAGGAGGCTatgaggagagaagaagaaagaaagaaagaagaagaagcggccAGAAGAGCTGAGGAGGAACGAAGGAAAAGGGAAGAAGAGATGGGGAAAAGACGAGAGCAAGAGAGgcagaggaaagagaaagaggaggtgGAGAGGAAGAGACGTGAAGAGGAGGCTatgaggagagaagaagaaagaaagaaagaagaagaagcggctAGAAGAGCTGAGGAGGAACGAAggaaaagggaagaagaagaagcaaagcggAGATGGCCGCCCCAGCCACAACCACCCTTCAGTACCGTGGGAAATATGGCGGGTGTGTCTTAA
- the LOC104767213 gene encoding scarecrow-like protein 15 codes for MRVPASSDTNSNSNLVCFNEPTSVLDLRRSPSPSPSTAEEKPLLVSDQFPLDDDDHGMRCSMDWDSIMKELDLDDDNLKPNFPSSPHFSTAADPPLLPIFPDQLHPPEFPAGHGYGFNNEGGGGLDFVEDLIRVVNYVDSDELQLAQVILSRLNQRLRSPTGRPLERAAFYFKEALGSLITGTNRNQNRLSSWSDIVQKIRAIKEFSGVSPIPLFSHFTANQAILDSLTRQQQHQSSSSSSSSPPFAHVVDFEIGFGAQYASLMREIAEKSVSGIRFLRVTAVVTEDSAVETRLVKENLAQFAADLEIQFQIEFVLMRTFEVLSLKSIRFVDGERTVVLISPVILRRLNGISGFVYDLRRVSPEVVVFVDSEGCWTGISGGAGSFQREFVSGLEFYTTVFESLDAAVAGGGGDLVKKIIETFVLRPKIASAVETAANKRGGEMMTWQEAFCAAGMRMVPLSQFVDFQAECLVEKAQVRGFHVAKRQGELFLCWHERPLIATSAWRF; via the coding sequence ATGAGAGTCCCTGCTTCATCAGACACCAACAGTAACTCAAACCTCGTTTGCTTTAACGAACCCACTTCGGTGCTTGACCTCCGTAGAAGCCCAAGCCCAAGCCCATCCACCGCGGAGGAGAAACCACTCCTCGTCTCCGATCAATTCCCGTTAGACGATGATGATCATGGGATGCGTTGTTCTATGGATTGGGATTCAATCATGAAAGAATTAGATTTAGACGACGATAACCTCAAGCCTAATTTCCCATCTTCTCCTCACTTCTCCACCGCCGCCGATCCTCCACTGCTTCCTATCTTTCCCGATCAGCTTCATCCCCCGGAGTTTCCTGCAGGTCACGGTTACGGATTCAACAACGAAGGTGGAGGAGGACTCGATTTCGTAGAAGATCTTATCCGAGTTGTGAATTATGTTGACTCGGACGAGTTACAACTCGCTCAGGTGATATTGTCACGGCTCAACCAACGTCTGAGGTCTCCGACGGGAAGGCCGTTAGAGAGAGCAGCGTTTTACTTCAAGGAAGCTCTCGGTTCTCTAataaccggaacaaaccggaaTCAAAACCGGTTATCTTCATGGTCCGATATCGTTCAAAAGATCAGAGCAATCAAAGAGTTCTCCGGTGTATCTCCGAtccctctcttctctcattTCACGGCGAATCAAGCGATCCTCGATTCCTTAACCcggcaacaacaacatcaatcatcttcttcttcttcttcttcgccgccGTTCGCTCACGTCGTTGATTTCGAAATCGGATTCGGTGCTCAATACGCGTCGCTCATGAGAGAGATCGCCGAGAAATCGGTCAGCGGGATCAGGTTTTTAAGAGTGACGGCGGTTGTTACGGAGGATTCCGCCGTCGAGACGCGTCTCGTTAAAGAGAACTTAGCTCAGTTCGCGGCGGATCTGGAGATCCAATTTCAAATCGAGTTCGTTCTGATGCGTACGTTTGAGGTGTTATCTTTAAAATCGATTAGGTTCGTCGACGGAGAGAGAACCGTCGTTTTGATATCTCCGGTGATCTTGCGTCGTTTAAACGGAATCTCCGGTTTCGTTTATGATTTACGGCGAGTTTCACCGGAGGTCGTCGTCTTCGTCGATAGCGAAGGTTGTTGGACGGGAATCTCAGGAGGAGCTGGATCGTTTCAGAGAGAGTTCGTTAGCGGTTTAGAGTTCTACACGACGGTGTTTGAATCTCTCGACGCCGCAGTtgcaggtggtggtggtgatttggtgaagaagatcATTGAAACGTTTGTATTGCGACCTAAAATCGCGTCTGCGGTCGAAACGGCTGCGAATAAGAGAGGAGGGGAGATGATGACGTGGCAAGAAGCGTTCTGCGCGGCGGGGATGAGGATGGTTCCGTTGAGCCAATTCGTTGATTTCCAAGCTGAGTGTTTAGTGGAGAAAGCGCAAGTCAGAGGGTTCCACGTGGCGAAACGACAAGGAGAGTTATTCCTTTGCTGGCATGAAAGACCTCtcattgccacgtcagcttGGCGGTTTTAA